The following proteins are co-located in the Malus sylvestris chromosome 13, drMalSylv7.2, whole genome shotgun sequence genome:
- the LOC126595019 gene encoding probable leucine-rich repeat receptor-like protein kinase At1g35710 isoform X2 has protein sequence MTMALRLPIAAFSLVLLLLLLVFPPLLLDAKTLKRDMKALNEIKASLGWRVVYAWVGDDPCGDGDLPPWSGVTCSTQGDYRVVTELEVYAVSIVGPFPTAVTNLLDLTRLDLHNNKLTGPIPPQIGRLKRLKMLNLRWNKLQDVIPPEIGELKSLTHLHLSFNSFKGEIPKELANLPELRYLYLQENRLVGRIPPELGTLQNLRHLDVGNNHLVGTIRELIRIEGCFPALRNLYLNNNYLTGGIPTQLANLTKLEILYLSLSLSRSFFLSFSHWKSCTYLTTRCLGLFH, from the exons CTCCGCTGCTTCTCGACGCCAAAACCCTCAAACGCGACA TGAAAGCACTGAACGAGATCAAGGCGTCGCTGGGTTGGAGAGTGGTGTACGCCTGGGTCGGAGACGATCCGTGCGGAGACGGCGACCTTCCGCCGTGGTCCGGCGTCACTTGCTCCACTCAAGGGGATTACCGAGTCGTCACCGAATT GGAGGTCTATGCAGTCTCAATTGTTGGGCCTTTTCCTACTGCCGTCACCAATCTCTTGGATCTCACTAGGCT GGATCTCCATAACAACAAGCTGACCGGCCCAATTCCTCCGCAAATCGGACGTTTGAAGCGTCTCAAAATGCT TAATTTGAGATGGAATAAGCTACAAGATGTCATTCCTCCTGAAATTGGTGAACTCAAGAGTTTGACCCATTT GCATCTAAGCTTTAATAGTTTTAAGGGGGAAATCCCGAAGGAGCTTGCTAATCTTCCTGAGCTTCGTTATCTCTATCTGCAAGAAAATCGCCTTGTTGGGAGGATTCCTCCAGAACTAGGAACTCTGCAAAATCTTCGGCATTT GGATGTTGGTAACAATCATTTGGTGGGTACTATTAGGGAACTCATACGTATTGAGGGCTGCTTTCCAGCTTTGCGTAACCT TTACCTAAACAACAACTACCTTACGGGTGGGATTCCAACACAGCTCGCCAACTTGACCAAATTGGAAATcttgtatctctctctctctctctctcggtctttctttctttctttttctcattgGAAATCTT GTACCTATCTTACAACAAGATGTCTGGGATTGTTCCATTAG
- the LOC126595019 gene encoding probable leucine-rich repeat receptor-like protein kinase At1g35710 isoform X1 produces the protein MTMALRLPIAAFSLVLLLLLLVFPPLLLDAKTLKRDMKALNEIKASLGWRVVYAWVGDDPCGDGDLPPWSGVTCSTQGDYRVVTELEVYAVSIVGPFPTAVTNLLDLTRLDLHNNKLTGPIPPQIGRLKRLKMLNLRWNKLQDVIPPEIGELKSLTHLHLSFNSFKGEIPKELANLPELRYLYLQENRLVGRIPPELGTLQNLRHLDVGNNHLVGTIRELIRIEGCFPALRNLYLNNNYLTGGIPTQLANLTKLEILYLSYNKMSGIVPLGLSHIPRLTYLYLDHNQFSGRIPDAFYKHPFLKDMYIEGNAFRPGVKPIGIHKVLELTDTEFLV, from the exons CTCCGCTGCTTCTCGACGCCAAAACCCTCAAACGCGACA TGAAAGCACTGAACGAGATCAAGGCGTCGCTGGGTTGGAGAGTGGTGTACGCCTGGGTCGGAGACGATCCGTGCGGAGACGGCGACCTTCCGCCGTGGTCCGGCGTCACTTGCTCCACTCAAGGGGATTACCGAGTCGTCACCGAATT GGAGGTCTATGCAGTCTCAATTGTTGGGCCTTTTCCTACTGCCGTCACCAATCTCTTGGATCTCACTAGGCT GGATCTCCATAACAACAAGCTGACCGGCCCAATTCCTCCGCAAATCGGACGTTTGAAGCGTCTCAAAATGCT TAATTTGAGATGGAATAAGCTACAAGATGTCATTCCTCCTGAAATTGGTGAACTCAAGAGTTTGACCCATTT GCATCTAAGCTTTAATAGTTTTAAGGGGGAAATCCCGAAGGAGCTTGCTAATCTTCCTGAGCTTCGTTATCTCTATCTGCAAGAAAATCGCCTTGTTGGGAGGATTCCTCCAGAACTAGGAACTCTGCAAAATCTTCGGCATTT GGATGTTGGTAACAATCATTTGGTGGGTACTATTAGGGAACTCATACGTATTGAGGGCTGCTTTCCAGCTTTGCGTAACCT TTACCTAAACAACAACTACCTTACGGGTGGGATTCCAACACAGCTCGCCAACTTGACCAAATTGGAAATctt GTACCTATCTTACAACAAGATGTCTGGGATTGTTCCATTAGGACTTTCCCATATTCCGAGATTGACTTACTT GTACTTGGATCACAATCAATTTTCTGGGAGAATTCCCGATGCCTTCTACAAACACCCATTTTTGAAAGACAT GTATATTGAGGGGAATGCATTCCGACCAGGCGTAAAACCAATAGGCATACACAAAGTTCTCGAGCTCACCGACACGGAATTTCTCGTTTAG
- the LOC126595017 gene encoding pentatricopeptide repeat-containing protein At5g66520-like: MALYSSSSTTSRCLQLLEKCKNMKHLQQAHAQVFTSGLGSNSFALSRLLAFCSDPRHGSLSHAWKLFQHIPQPTVCIYNTMLKSSLLRNELILTVHVFTKMLQNGMCPDNYTLPYLVKACARMQRSCLGELVHGLCLKLGFVSDIFVGNSLVVMYCASDDMKGARYVFDEMPSLSVVSWTVMISGFAKVGDLNMARLFFDEAPVRDRGIWGAMISGYVQNSCFKEGLYLFRLMQFTDIEPDEAIFVSILCACAHLGALDTGIWIHSYLNRLRLRLSVRLSTGLIDMYAKCGRLELARGLFDEMLQRDTVCWNAMISGMAMHGDGEGALELFREMEAARVRPDDVTFIALFTACSYSGMADEGMKVFDKMCRIYNIEPKSEHFGCFVDLLSRAGLFEEAKEIIARIPTSSKPSEEAVAWRAFLSACCNHGQAQLAEVAAEKLFQLERHSGVYVLLSNLYAASGKHGDARRIRNLMRNRGVEKAPGCSSVEINRAVHEFIAGEKTHPKMDEIQLVLETIKKHLDFSGSDQYLFLVDQT; this comes from the coding sequence ATGGCATTatacagcagcagcagcaccacCAGCAGATGTCTCCAACTGCTAGAGAAATGCAAGAACATGAAGCACTTGCAGCAGGCTCACGCCCAAGTCTTCACATCTGGGCTCGGCAGCAACAGCTTTGCTTTGAGCAGGCTCTTGGCCTTCTGCTCGGACCCACGCCATGGAAGCCTCTCCCATGCTTGGAAGCTCTTCCAACACATCCCACAGCCCACAGTCTGCATCTACAACACAATGTTGAAATCTTCACTGCTCAGAAATGAACTCATCCTGACCGTCCATGTGTTTACCAAGATGTTGCAGAACGGGATGTGCCCAGATAATTATACCCTCCCTTATTTGGTAAAGGCTTGTGCGAGGATGCAAAGGTCTTGTCTTGGGGAATTGGTTCATGGGCTCTGTTTGAAATTGGGTTTTGTTTCTGATATCTTTGTGGGTAATTCTCTGGTGGTTATGTACTGTGCGTCTGATGATATGAAGGGTGCACGGTACGTGTTCGACGAAATGCCTAGCTTAAGTGTAGTTTCATGGACGGTCATGATTTCTGGGTTTGCAAAGGTGGGCGATCTTAACATGGCGAGATtgttctttgatgaagctcCGGTGAGGGACAGAGGAATATGGGGTGCCATGATTTCTGGGTATGTGCAGAATAGTTGTTTCAAGGAAGGTCTCTATTTGTTCCGGTTGATGCAGTTTACGGATATAGAACCTGATGAGGCAATTTTTGTGAGTATTTTATGTGCGTGTGCTCATTTGGGAGCTCTGGATACTGGGATTTGGATTCACTCGTATTTGAATCGGCTTCGGTTGCGGTTGAGTGTTCGTTTGAGCACTGGTCTTATCGACATGTATGCTAAATGTGGGAGATTGGAGTTGGCTAGAGGACTGTTTGATGAAATGCTGCAACGAGACACGGTTTGCTGGAATGCGATGATTTCGGGAATGGCAATGCATGGAGATGGCGAAGGTGCACTTGAACTGTTTAGAGAGATGGAGGCTGCTAGGGTTAGGCCAGATGATGTTACTTTCATTGCTTTGTTTACTGCTTGCAGTTATTCCGGCATGGCAGATGAAGGAATGAAGGTGTTTGATAAAATGTGTAGGATATACAACATTGAGCCGAAAAGCGAACACTTTGGATGTTTTGTTGACCTTCTAAGCCGCGCTGGGCTCTTCGAAGAAGCAAAGGAGATAATTGCAAGAATACCCACTTCAAGTAAACCCTCGGAAGAAGCGGTGGCTTGGAGAGCATTTCTCAGTGCTTGTTGCAATCATGGACAAGCTCAACTAGCTGAGGTTGCTGCGGAGAAGCTCTTTCAGCTGGAACGGCATAGTGGGGTCTATGTCTTGCTCTCGAATTTATACGCAGCTTCGGGGAAGCACGGTGATGCCAGAAGAATCAGGAATTTGATGAGAAACAGGGGAGTAGAGAAGGCTCCGGGTTGCAGCTCGGTCGAGATCAATAGGGCAGTTCATGAATTCATTGCCGGGGAGAAAACTCACCCGAAAATGGATGAAATTCAACTAGTTTTGGAGACCATAAAAAAGCACTTGGATTTTTCAGGCAGCGATCAATATTTGTTTCTAGTTGACCAGACTTAA
- the LOC126595020 gene encoding remorin-like has protein sequence MEPFVNQMRLRFSGAGQEKTEESGSVYGRRIPPQKTESFKEKRKTQNWFQRQLSGKTSQDYDASNAMKHATAVGAAALAVKSIEDSAISDKKRTGYERKPTLERIKSGREETTISKPESGRFSKIFSGGGSTKRTPEREDPHGKAPISIATTRKNPEKAVLPAPSIKKTPTFADKQSNSAGGVNPETAAPKPNLSTTRKPESHWNETRRPSSTGPGTTKTQADIWEETEIARLKERHEKINATILAWEKKKKKKSTNHLHKIESEVERKRAKALQKFSSEMETIKQIAQGARAEAEERHRKEVLKVKEKANAMRTTGKAPKTCFCL, from the exons ATGGAGCCTTTCGTTAACCAAATGAG GTTGAGATTTTCCGGTGCAGGACAAGAGAAGACTGAAGAGTCAGGCAGCGTCTACGGCCGAAGAATACCGCCGCAGAAAACTGAGTCTTTCAAAG AGAAAAGGAAGACCCAGAACTGGTTCCAGAGACAGCTCTCGGGAAAAACGAGTCAGGATTATGATGCTAGCAATGCAATGAAGCATGCAACTGCGGTGGGAGCTGCTGCATTGGCCGTTAAATCAATCGAAGATTCGGCCATCTCTGATAAGAAAAGGACGGGCTATGAGCGCAAACCAACTTTGGAGAGGATCAAGAGCGGAAGGGAAGAAACAACAATTTCAAAGCCGGAATCTGGAAGAttttccaaaatattctcag GTGGAGGTTCGACGAAAAGGACTCCAGAACGAGAAGATCCGCATGGCAAGGCACCAATAAGCATTGCCACAACCAGGAAGAACCCCGAAAAGGCCGTCCTTCCTGCCCCATCTATCAAGAAAACTCCAACTTTTGCTGATAAACAGTCAAACAGCGCTGGTGGTGTAAACCCTGAAACTGCAGCGCCGAAACCCAATCTGTCCACAACTAGGAAACCTGAAAGCCATTGGAATGAAACCAGGAGGCCGAGTTCAACAGGACCTGGAACAACGAAAACACAAGCAGATATTTGGGAGGAAACTGAGATCGCTAGACTCAAAGAAAG GCATGAGAAAATAAACGCCACAATACTTGcatgggagaagaagaagaagaagaaaagcacAAACCATCTCCATAAAATAGAG AGTGAAGTAGAGCGAAAAAGAGCAAAAGCACTACAAAAGTTCAGCAGCGAGATGGAAACTATCAAACAGATTGCACAAGGAGCTAGGGCAGAGGCAGAGGAGAGGCATAGGAAAGAAGTCTTGAAGGTGAAAGAAAAGGCAAATGCAATGAGAACAACAGGGAAAGCTCCTAAAACATGCTTCTGCTTGTAA
- the LOC126595021 gene encoding uncharacterized protein LOC126595021 has translation MWGFASNAFTSVGLKRSSSEPSQVCLGSSDDEVCSNSSREEGLECPICLESFNIVENVPHVLWCGHTLCRNCVLGLQWALVKLSSQKFKIPFFISCPWCHQLSLRLIYKGNLKFPRKNFFLLWMVESFNGDRLKFVPAISGENQLIGSPIASLAIGNQAANGNLRRNHSSCPSLSRHNRDDRGGHVERHQFSLHKSLDCFIHITSKFPLVILFLVIAFFAIPGSAIILAIYLLLTVVFAIPSFLLLYFAYPILDRLVKEISS, from the coding sequence aTGTGGGGTTTTGCTTCAAATGCTTTCACAAGCGTTGGACTAAAAAGAAGCTCATCAGAGCCGAGTCAGGTTTGCTTGGGCTCCTCGGACGATGAAGTCTGCTCGAATTCAAGCCGAGAGGAAGGGTTAGAATGCCCTATATGCCTGGAATCTTTCAACATTGTCGAGAATGTGCCCCATGTCTTATGGTGCGGTCATACCCTGTGTAGAAACTGTGTCTTGGGGCTTCAATGGGCTCTCGTAAAATTATCCTCTCAAAAGTTTAAGATCCCATTTTTCATTTCTTGCCCTTGGTGCCACCAGTTGTCCTTGCGGCTGATTTATAAGGGTAATCTAAAGTTTCCTCGCAAGAATTTCTTCCTTCTGTGGATGGTTGAGAGCTTTAATGGTGATAGGTTAAAGTTTGTTCCTGCAATCAGTGGGGAAAATCAACTAATTGGTTCTCCAATAGCAAGTTTGGCTATTGGAAATCAAGCTGCCAACGGTAACCTGAGGAGGAACCATTCTAGTTGTCCTTCACTTTCAAGGCATAACCGTGATGATAGGGGTGGCCATGTGGAGCGGCATCAATTCTCCCTGCACAAGTCTTTGGATTGCTTCATTCACATTACTTCCAAGTTCCCATTAGTCATATTGTTTCTCGTGATTGCATTTTTCGCAATACCTGGCAGTGCTATTATTTTGGCAATCTACTTGTTACTCACAGTTGTTTTTGCAATTCCATCTTTCTTGTTGTTGTACTTTGCATACCCTATTTTGGATAGGCTGGTAAAGGAGATAAGCTCGTGA